From the Calonectris borealis chromosome 15, bCalBor7.hap1.2, whole genome shotgun sequence genome, the window ggctgccctttGCAGCCCTCAGAGGGCCGGGGGTGGCCTTCCACTGCCACCCTCTCCCTAGTCCTGAGCCTGCGGGCACCCAACACTCCACAGATCCCCCCCACCAACTCCGGAGCTCAGCCTGATCCTGCTTGAGCTGCACCACATCCGTCTGTGCCCGTGCCACCACCACGACCGCCTACACGGATGGAGATGGCTGTACAGTTACAGGTACTGCAATATTAGGAACCCACAAGCTTGACCCATCCTTCAGAGCAGTTACCGGGAGGTTAACCTGGTGACTGCACTGTCCATAACTTTTAAAACCCGCTTGCTCCTTTCCAAGCGGATACCCCGTGTTGACACTGCCTTAGCCCAGGCAGATGAGCCTCAGGGTAGTAGATGGTGACGAGACTTCAGCAGGAAGTGAATGGCTAAGGGCGCTGGAGGGTTGCAGTTGTACAGCAGTTCAGTCAAGCAGCTCTGGCCAGAGAAGTCCTAGGGCTCCAGCCGCCTTCTGATCTCATCAACAAGCTTTTCTCTTGGGATATCAACCTACAAAGCAAACGAAGAGCAGGTAGCAGCACTGGAACCCTGAGCAGAGCATGGTTCGATCTGGCCCCAAGGACTTCCTGTGGATACCAATGCAGTTTGTGACTGATTTTCTGGAGCAGTCACCTGACAGATCTGTGCTGCAGCTCCCCAAAGGAACAACGTCACTGAGAGAAAACACAGAGCCTTTCAGTAATCTCTAGATTTTGGAAGCACTTTCGAAACCTGGTGTAAAAAGGCATTCTCACCTCCTCTCTTGTTGCGACATCTCGCAGCTTGACGACTCCATCTGTCAGCTCTTGCTCTCCTACAATGGCAGCAAGGGGGATGCCCATGTCCTCACAATACTGCAGCTGCTTCAACAGTTTAGGGTCCTTCTTGTACAGCATCTCTGCCTAGGAGGGAGTGGAAAAGGTGAATCGTTCATGCAAAATTTGCTCTGATGGATCTTGGACAAAACAGCCAGcaccaaaaccccacagaaaacTCTGCCTCATTATTCCTCCAGCAAGTGGTTGCTTTTAGTGCTCTCGACTGTTCTCCTTCTCTGCCTGTAGATCTCAGACAGGCCCAGATCTTGAAAAGACAAACAACTAATGGAGCTGGTCTTGCTGTGCTACACCTCCCTTCAGGCTCTCCCTCCCTCACCCGTACCACTGCCAAGCCCAAGTCCTTACTTTACCTTGATCCCTGCATCCCACAGCTCCGAGATGAGCTTCAGTCTTGCAGCGAGTAAGTGTTTCTGCGGTGTAGCCACTAGCACTTGCGTCTCAGTTGTTCGAACTTTCTCCCCAGAAGCCTGCAGGGACAGACACACTCGTGGGAGCGACTGGCTCCGAGGGAATCTGCAGCTCGCAACAGCAGCTCATCTCACCTGATCTTCAGACCTTAACTTAGCTCCCCAAAACAAGTATACCTGCAAGCTAACCATCACCATTCAGTGAATGTTACTGAGCAAGGCGAACCTTCCAGATGCAAAAAGAGTGCACAGATAAGACAACTTGGCACATTTAATGAGCCTCCCGAGAGAATCTGCATTGTGACACACTACTTAATCGTGTGCTGCTGTTCCCATGGGACCTTggccttcctccctctctcccggATGGGACCTGGACAGCTTTCCAATGTCTCCTTTGATTCTTCAGGTACAAACGCATTGCCTCAGCCTCACCCGCTATGAATCACAAGCTCAGAACTAAACACAGAGTGACTGATTTCCTCACAGGCTTTCCTAGGGTGCTCATTACAGAGCGAGTGCCACAGCTGTTACCGAATTCATCACTTCACAATCCCCAGGACAGAAAACTTCACAGGCAAGAGAAAAGAGCAAAGTGAATGGGGCACAAAGCTCAGAGCCAGGACCAGAGCTCAGGGCCCGTCTCTAACGCTTCTTTGGCGTCTGCTATGAAACGCTGCCTTCAGCTGCCCACGCCTGCATCCTGATGGGCTACAGAAAAGGGCTCTGTTTTCTACGCATGGACATTCAGGCATGAGAGGAGCCACCCTCTCCCCCAAAATTCTTTCCCCTCGAACACTGTGGAGCTGTAAAACTCTCTAATAAATGATAGCTGGCTGCTGAGAGCCCTCCCCATGCACCGCCTGCAGCACCTACCTTCACTCTCTGCTCTAGGATGGAGAAGATCCGCTCGATCCCAATGCTGACCCCCACGCAGGGCACCTTCCGTCCCTTGGGATCAAACATCCCCACCAGCCCGTCGTAGCGACCGCCTCCAGCCACGCTCCCAACGCTGACTGGCTCCTCCACGTGGTCgttctcctgctgcagcaggacagcCTCAAAGATCACCCCCGTGTAATAGTCCAGACCCCGCGCCAGGCTCAGGTCAAAAGAGATCTGTGGGACACAAGGGAAGCCCCGTCGCTGGCCGCGCTCGGGGGGCCCAGGCTGCCCAGCCACGAGGGCAGCAccccctcctgcctctgcaccTCCTCACCTTCCCTGTGATGCCAAACAGGGTCAGGTACTCAAACAGCAGCTTcatgtcccccagcccctccttggCCAGCTTGTTCTGGGACAACTTGGGGTCCTGGAGAAGCCGCTCGATCAGGTCCAGGCCACCTGTGGGAAGGAGCCAAGCCTCGCGTCTGCCAGTGCAGCAGCACCCGCACCGGTGGTCCCAGCCAGCCGTGTACGCTGCCTTGCGCCCCTCCGTCGCTGgccctccctgcctggcctgGAAGAACGAGGCCAAGGGCTTGACCCCACAGTGCTCACCGTGAAGCTGGACATACTCCCCGATGTGATCTGCAGCCTCGGGAGAGAGCCCCTTCTCTCCTACCATCTCGCTCCTCACGTCTTCCCACGGCATCTGCGAGGGGAGAGAAGAGCATCGGTTGCTGCCGGACATGCTCGTCACCCACCGCCTCCACCCGCCCACGTATTCACAACACGTGCGGGAAGACAGCAGTCAGCAACCTCACTAATGGTCTGCGTCTCTCTCAcaggaatttttaacagaaacCACTGGAAAGGCCAGGCTTTATTCTTAACCACGCCCAAGAGCTCCCCAAATCCCTTACAAACGCCAACGGCTTCACTGCTTTGAACCTCTTTATGATGAGGACAGCCACGACACTGCCCAGCCCGAGACATCCACCCCCTGAGACTGGAAGCGATCTCCCCACCAGCACAACGCTTACCTTGTCCAGCTTGTCCACAGTAGAGCACGTAGTTATGAACTTGCTCTCTGGGATGCCGCAGACGGCAAAGACACCATTCAAAATCCGCCGGTCATTGACCTGGGGGTGGGAGAGGCACGCTTAGCTCAGGGAGATCCCCCCGCCGCCACTTCTTGCCCCAGTGGTGCAGGCGTTTCCTCGTGCCTTTTCACCGGCGCCTCAATCCCACGGGAAGGGAAGGCGCAGAGATATGAAAACCACACGGCTCTGATCTCACCTTAATGAGAAAGTCCCCGAGCTGCAGGTCACTCAGGATCTCGTGCACGATCTTCAGGCACTCGGCGTCGGGAATCATCGGGTCGAACTGCCCGGCAATATCAAAATCCTGGGGGCAGAAGAAGCGGCAGAGGCTCCTGGCACAGCTGAGGTGCTTCGGCTCTGCCAGGCACGCCGCGGCAGCTGAAGGTGATCCAGCCGGTAAAACCCACGCCAGTccccggctccctcctgccccgagCGGTCTCGGCCGCGAGCGCAGCGGCCACCACAACACTCACGCACTGGTAGAACTCCCTGTAGCGGCCCCTGGTCGTGGCAGGGTTGTCCCGCCTGTAGACCTTAGCGACGTGGTAGCGCTTCATGTTGGTGATCTTGTTCATCGCCAAATAGCGAGCGAAGGGCACCTGAGGGGCCGAGGAGTTAAGGACAGAAACGTGGAGATCCCCTGAGCTGCAGAAAGCTGAACCTCAAAGCTCCCTGCCTCCCTTTCGCTTTGCCAGCTGCCCCCCGATGATCCCTAGGGAGATCATCAGCCCAGGCTGACGAATACGAGGAACCAGGCTGAGCTCCTCCAACACCGGGACAACTCCATTTCCTTCTTCCGAACCACAGCATGCCAACACCTCGCAAACACAGACCTGTGCTAGGTCATTTCGCCCTCTTATGGTGCGATCAGAGAGAATTCAACGTATAGCACAGCCGTATAGACATCAAAGAGGAGAGCTTTTTGGCGAGACGTGGAGGTGGGGACGGCCCGGGACGGACACCTGCTTTGTACCCGCAGCGAACGCCGCGGCTCTCTCGGGACAACTACCGGGGCACTGGAAAGGTGGGACGGGCAGGACAGGAGCACGCAGAGGTGGGGACTGTAACTGGGAGGAGGTAAAACCAGTACGGTGGAGCATACTGGTGCATGCCCACAGACGGCGGAAGAAAGGGCGGGTTTGCTGCAGGTCCTAGACCGGCCGTGGGGTCACGCAGACGACAGCCAGCCTGGGTGGGGTGTCCACCGCTCGGGGGGAAGGGGGTCTCCGTCACCCCGACGggccctgcaggcagggcagggcaagggcgGCCCCACCCATCGCCTCCCGACACGGCGGAGGCAGCAGCGGCCTCGGCGTGCCGCCGTCCCCTCCGCGGGGGCCGAGCGCAGGATACGGTCAGGTCGTAGCGCAGCGCCAGCAGCTCCCCGCCCTGGTCCTGCAGCTCGTAGATGAGCTTCGCGTCCTCCCCGTACTTCCCCGTCAGCGTCTCCTGGGGAGAGGcgagggggctggcggggcggccgAGGACCGGGGCGCCTCTGGGGCGCGGGGTCCCCCGGTGGGGGGACagagcccggcccccccccgggggtcccgcagccccggTGGGGGTCACCCCAAGGAGGAAGGGGgcggtcccgccgccgcctcacccGCAGCTCCAGCACGGGGGTGTCGATGGCGGCCGCCCCGTGCCGCTTGAAGCAGGCCACCACGGCGGCGAGGAGCCGGTCGCGGAGCGCCGCCTGGGCGGGGGGGTGGTCACGGGTGCCCTGGCCCGGGACGGAGAGCGGCCGTCAGCGGCGaggacggggaggggggaacaaCGCCCGGTACCCGCCGGCGCGGCCCCCGCTCCCCGTCGTTACCTTGGGCGTCTTCAGAGccgggccccgcccgccgccggccgagcccgccgccgcccgcacctGCCCGGACAGGAGGCCGCGGTCACCGACCGGCCGCGGCGGCCAGgaccggctcccccggcccccggcggggcgcggcAGCCCGAGGCGGAGACCCGCGGGCAGcaggcgcccggcggcggcgagcggcccCAGCCGCGGCATGGCCGGTCCCGGGGAGACCGGAAGCCGCCGGGCTCCACGTGACCGCCCGGCGCCGCTGCCTCGCGGCGCTCTAGGGCGGAGCGGCGGGCACTCGTTGGTGCTCGGGCGGACTGCCTCGCTTTGCGGCCCGGGCGCCACCGCGCGACAGTTTCCGTTCCCTTGTCGCCCGCACCCTCAACATGGCGTCGGGCAGCGGGGTaggtgctggcggcggcggggccgcgcccgtCGCTTTCTCTTTTGCGCGGTAGGCCCTGGGCCGTGccgggggcagggccggggcggctGGGGCCGCTccggaggggcaggaggagggaagggccgCCCTGCCGCGGCTGGGCCTCGCTCGGGGCCTGCTGCCAGGCTGCGGGGTGAGGGACACCTCGGGGCGGGGACGGacgtggcggggccgggggtgccccgGTGGGCAGGGGCCCGTGGGGAGGCCCCACGCCTGCTTTTCGCACCGCTGTGCCCTCTGTGTGTGGGCGGTGGGAGATTTGGGACCCCCTGAGAGGCCCCGATGCCTTCAGGGCTAGAAGGGGGGGACACCACCCCGATCTTCCCCTCCTAGGGCCAGGCCTCCCCCGTGGGAGCCCTTGTTTCAGCCAGGCGGCTTGAGGAGATCCGAACCTGCCCTAACCCCCGGAGTTGGGGGGTGCCCACCCGCCTTCAGCCCCCCGGGAGGGACCAGCCCATCCCAGAGGCCTCCTGGGGCTGGGCGGTGGGGGGTGGAGGCAGGTCCCTCCTTCCGTTCCCGCTCTTGTCCTGCCCCGTTGCTTCTCGGCTGATCTGGGAAGGGGTTGCCTGTTTCCCGGCTGGCCGTCACACTGtcctgctgaagctgctgctTGCTGCCATCTGCCCTGCATGGAGAAACCGCCCTTTCGGTGACTGCGATTCTGGAGTCTGCGATGGCTCCCGTGTAACTTGATTATTTTATTGGTGTTGCTCAGTTTGTGTACCGTGGCAGTGAGGTTTTTCTGCCTGTATGGATCTCGCAGGATTTGGTGTTAGGAATGCCAAGATCGGATGAGTGAGGTGGATGCCATGGGCGTAACGTGGCTGGAGAGCCAGACTGGTTTAAACACCTCCAGTAATACCCCAGACGGCTGTCAGCACCGCAGGGACTGTGCGTTTCTGCTTTCTTGGCCGATCTTTCCTTCACTTGAAGCCGCTTGCTGAGAAGTGAGCAGTGCTGAGGCGGGTCAGGGAGCAGGATGTCTGCCCGGGAGTGAGGTGGGGCCTGTGTTTTATTCTCAGCTGCTGGCGGTTGCGTTCGTGTTGGATCGAGCCAGACTTGAGTCTCCCGTATTATTTTATAGGCTTTGGTGCTGATACTGGGCAGTGTCCACCTCCGGAGGGAACAGGAGGCTATGGGGCACTTCTGGTTTTTAATTGTTGTTACTTATTTGGGAAATACTTTCCGTCATCCAAAGCAGTTCTTAGAAAAAGATTTTAGGGCTTCCAGCCACCCTTGCCTCCGCCAGACCAGTTAAGAAAAGTTCCTTCGGATAATGTCTAGCCAAGATTCTGTTACGCATTTGGGTTTAATTTCTTTCCCCGTGCCTGGGAGAGGGAGATTGGTAAAAGAGCTGCGAAAGACTCTTTCCCTTTTATTACAACAGGAGAGCGAAGCAGCGAGTAAATCGCCTCCTCCCTGGGCTCCCACCAGCTATGATTTGTGATAATGTGCAGGAGAGTCTAGATTCTGGAAAATACCCCCAAACGTTAATTTACACTCCgtgatattttcttttctgttgctcGGGGTGGTTAATAAAAGCTGTTATGACATGCTTAAAGTGCTTAAGAAGCTCTGGgaataaatgagaatttttctACGCCTACCTAAGGCATTTTCATTCCTATCAGTAGTTGTTCGTTCCATTTGAAGGATTGCCAGAGGAGAAAACGTTAAATGAGTGTGCTGCTGCTACAGCTTCAAATGGGATTTATTTCTTTTGGATTGTGATTGGATTCTTGATTTGGCTGAACGGAGAAGGCGGTGGGGTGTGGAGGGGTCCTTCTTTCCCGGAGGTGTTTTAAAATACATCCGTCCTTTTTCTAATATGAAACCGAGAGCCTCTCACTGCCGTGTGAAATGCAGCTTTCTAACCAAACGAGAGTTATCTTCTCAAGAAAGTAAAGAAGTGTCTGGGTTACAAGCCGTGACCGAAACCAGGTGCAGGGGCCTTAACTGCAGACGGGGCAGGCACTGGGAAGAGGCTGTGCTGGCCTGGCGAGAGTAGACCTGAAGGAAGAGGGATTCTTGTCCAGTCACTTCTGCCCTCGGTGTTGGTGACTAGGTGAAAATCCCCCCTGGAAAGAATATCCTTTGTATTCTTCAGTGCCGGCTTCACCTGAATTCAGCTTCTCTTCCTGCAACTTACCCTGTCGCTGCCAGCGCAGGGTGCTCTGGGGAGCTGCCGAAGGGCCAGTCTGCCTCGGAGGcgtttcttcccttccctgcccgtCTGCGGCGtgaagctgcaggagcagcacagcTTACCGTGCGTTCCGTACAGGCGCTTCCCTGCTACCTCCACGCCGTGCCTTGACCGGTGGGGTttcagagctttttctggtttgcttGTACGCGTGTCTCACTTGAAAAACCCGTACTGGTTCCTGTGATTTCGTAGCAAACTCGGCGCTTTGATTCCTGTAATGCATAGACATGCTGCTGATCTCTTGGAGAGCAGGTGTACACAGCCTTCCGTACTCCTGCATTTTAATCAAAGCCTTTATAGCTCGTGTTGTGTTTCACGGCTTCCTCATCTGATATTTGCAACTTGGGTTTAATTGACTTTTGGAAGAGGTAACCTGCTAACGACTGTGCTGCATTTGTCAGGTGGCGCTTCCAAGGTCGTAGATCAATGGATTTAAATCCCGTTTGTGTCTCTTTCTCAAAGCAAAAGCCTGGATGATCATCTCAGGAGCTATTAAGATAAACTCATTACTTTTCTCGGTGCTTTGAAATCCTTCTAGAAGAAGTAGATACAGGCATGCTGAGTGTTATTCTCTTAAGCTACATCCTTAATTACTAGGTACGAAAACAGAGGACACGGGGATATAACCCTATAGTGCCCCTAATTTACTGCTGTGGCCTCACAGGCCAAGTGATTCCACCTCTTTCCCCAGTCTCCCCTCAGAGCTAGTCAAACTGTATAATAAATGTTAATACACTTTGTTTCCTTCTCAGACTAAGAACTTGGACTTCCGCCGAAAGTGGGACAAAGATGAATATGAGAAACTTGCAGAGAAGCGGCtcacagaagagagagaaaagaaagatggtgCGTAGTGTACTGACTCCAGGCAAGCTTTGCTCATTTGGCAGTGAGTCACCCAAACCCTTTGAGTTTGAGAGGGAGAGAGCAGCTAGAAGTGAAATCCCAGAGGGAGATAGCAGCAATTCAAGGCTGGCTTGCTCTGATCCTTTTTCCTGTGCTtccactgaatatatttttttgacAGAAGTAATTACTGAGAACCTTTGCCTCTGTCTGCCTGTtctttggggagggagaggaacgATCAGCCCCTGGAAATAAGATCTCAGAGTATGACCCACGTCAGAGCTGGAAATACCTCACAGATCTACCTGGTTCTAATAGGAACCAGGAAATAGTGAGGAGGAATTTATATCCTT encodes:
- the LOC142088570 gene encoding histidine--tRNA ligase, cytoplasmic-like, which encodes MPRLGPLAAAGRLLPAGLRLGLPRPAGGRGSRSWPPRPVGDRGLLSGQVRAAAGSAGGGRGPALKTPKGTRDHPPAQAALRDRLLAAVVACFKRHGAAAIDTPVLELRETLTGKYGEDAKLIYELQDQGGELLALRYDLTVPFARYLAMNKITNMKRYHVAKVYRRDNPATTRGRYREFYQCDFDIAGQFDPMIPDAECLKIVHEILSDLQLGDFLIKVNDRRILNGVFAVCGIPESKFITTCSTVDKLDKMPWEDVRSEMVGEKGLSPEAADHIGEYVQLHGGLDLIERLLQDPKLSQNKLAKEGLGDMKLLFEYLTLFGITGKISFDLSLARGLDYYTGVIFEAVLLQQENDHVEEPVSVGSVAGGGRYDGLVGMFDPKGRKVPCVGVSIGIERIFSILEQRVKASGEKVRTTETQVLVATPQKHLLAARLKLISELWDAGIKAEMLYKKDPKLLKQLQYCEDMGIPLAAIVGEQELTDGVVKLRDVATREEVDIPREKLVDEIRRRLEP